From Peromyscus eremicus chromosome 3, PerEre_H2_v1, whole genome shotgun sequence, one genomic window encodes:
- the LOC131905821 gene encoding amiloride-sensitive amine oxidase [copper-containing]-like, translating to MGLAPRSLALGCMAIILVLPMAMAEHPNWMLNGKAQVFADLSAQEIEAVHSFLMSRPELELQPSGTQALDKNSVFLIEMLLPKKKDVLEFLDKGTRLPVREARVVIFFSAQEHPNVTEFAVGPLPQPIYMRELSPRPAKHRSWASRPMSKAEQSLLYHKIKEATTPLQKFFVDTTGFSLEDCNGQCLTFTHVAPHSVESRHRATWFLLQRIVKDHLLQPTGLEILVDHGSTNIQDWKVEQVWYNDKFYSSPEELAQKYADGEVDTVVLKDPLPKNTEQLQIFNKPGGEFPMPLSESGPHVEQGNGSRYRLEGNTVIYKGWSFSFQLRPSSGLRILNVHFRDEPVAYEISVQTAIAVHRENTPAGELTKTMDLGWGMGSVTHELAPGINCPETATFLDVIHYYDTDGPVRYPRALCIFEIPMGVPVRPIFNTDFPGKISFFSDVMGHKLVLRATSALYNFDYIWDFVFYTNGMLSAKMHATGSTHTTIYTPGGLGEVHLMTHQLGNSHTHLVHYRVDLDVAGTNNSFHTLQTRQNTTNPGSLRHHLVQDTMEKTRYSQERQATFPFGQTLPPFLLFSSPQRDIWGHRRSYRLHIYSTSRQKLTPESQEDLAFTWARYSLAVTKYWESEQCSTSIYNQNHPWDPPVVFEDFLQNNESIEDQDLVAWVTVGFSHGPHSETVPSMTSAKNFVGFSLQPFNFFYIIERRLGTTATDLSNTKSLGTGSA from the exons ATGGGGCTGGCACCAAGGAGCTTAGCACTGGGCTGCATGGCCATCATCTTGGTTCTACCGATGGCCATGGCAGAGCACCCCAACTGGATGCTGAACGGCAAGGCCCAGGTGTTTGCAGACCTGAGCGCCCAGGAGATAGAAGCCGTGCACAGCTTCCTGATGAGCAGGCCggagctggagctgcagccaTCTGGCACACAGGCTTTAGACAAGAACTCTGTGTTCCTCATTGAGATGCTGCTGCCCAAGAAGAAGGATGTCCTAGAGTTTCTGGATAAAGGAACAAGACTTCCAGTGCGGGAGGCCCGTGTGGTCATCTTCTTTAGTGCCCAGGAGCACCCCAATGTCACCGAGTTTGCTGTGGGGCCCCTGCCACAGCCCATCTATATGAGAGAACTGTCCCCCAGGCCAGCAAAACATCGATCCTGGGCATCCAGACCCATGTCCAAAGCAGAGCAAAGCCTTCTCTACCACAAAATCAAGGAGGCCACCACACCCTTACAGAAGTTTTTCGTTGACACCACCGGCTTCTCACTAGAGGACTGCAATGGCCAGTGCCTCACCTTCACCCACGTGGCCCCCCACAGTGTGGAGTCTAGACATCGGGCCACCTGGTTTCTCTTGCAGCGCATTGTGAAAGACCACCTCCTGCAACCCACAGGGTTGGAGATCCTTGTGGATCATGGGAGCACGAACATCCAGGACTGGAAAGTAGAGCAGGTCTGGTATAATGACAAATTCTACAGCAGCCCAGAAGAACTGGCTCAGAAGTATGCAGACGGAGAAGTAGATACAGTGGTCCTCAAGGACCCGCTGCCCAAGAACACAGAGCAGCTACAAATCTTCAACAAGCCTGGTGGGGAATTCCCAATGCCCCTCAGCGAGTCTGGCCCCCATGTGGAACAAGGCAATGGTTCCAGATACAGACTAGAGGGCAACACGGTGATCTACAAAGGCTGGAGCTTCTCCTTCCAGCTTCGACCCTCTTCTGGGCTGCGGATATTGAATGTGCACTTCAGGGATGAGCCTGTAGCCTACGAGATCAGCGTGCAGACAGCTATAGCTGTGCATAGAGAAAATACACCTGCAGGGGAGCTGACCAAGACCATGGATCTAGGCTGGGGCATGGGCAGTGTGACTCATGAGTTAGCCCCTGGCATCAACTGTCCAGAGACAGCCACCTTCCTAGATGTTATCCACTACTATGACACTGATGGGCCTGTCCGTTATCCACGAGCCCTCTGCATCTTTGAGATCCCCATGGGGGTGCCTGTTAGGCCCATCTTTAACACTGACTTTCCAGGCAAAATCAGCTTCTTTTCGGATGTCATGGGACACAAGCTGGTTCTGCGGGCAACCTCAGCGCTCTACAATTTTGATTACATCTGGGACTTCGTCTTCTATACTAACGGCATGCTCTCAGCCAAGATGCATGCCACAGGCTCTACCCACACCACCATCTACACCCCTGGGGGGTTGGGCGAAGTTCACCTGATGACTCACCAACTTGGCAACAGTCACACCCACCTTGTGCATTACCGTGTTGACCTGGATGTGGCAG GCACCAACAACAGCTTCCACACACTGCAGACCAGGCAGAACACCACCAACCCTGGCAGCCTAAGACACCACCTGGTCCAGGACACAATGGAGAAGACACGGTATTCCCAGGAGCGCCAGGCCACCTTCCCCTTCGGACAGACTCTGCCTCCGTTCCTGCTCTTTAGCAGCCCCCAAAGGGACATCTGGGGACACAGGCGCAGCTACCGTTTACACATCTACTCCACATCTAGGCAGAAGCTGACCCCTGAATCCCAGGAGGACTTGGCTTTCACCTGGGCCag GTACTCCCTGGCAGTGACCAAATATTGGGAGTCTGAGCAGTGCAGCACCAGCATTTACAACCAGAACCACCCCTGGGATCCCCCCGTGGTCTTTGAGGATTTCCTCCAGAACAATGAGAGCATTGAAGACCAG GATTTGGTGGCCTGGGTGACAGTGGGATTCTCTCATGGGCCCCATTCTGAAACTGTCCCCAGTATGACCTCAGCGAAGAACTTTGTAGGTTTCTCTCTCCAGCCTTTCAACTTCTTCTATATCATTGAAAGACGCCTAGGTACAACGGCCACAGATCTATCCAACACTAAATCACTGGGGACAGGGTCTGCCTGA